The segment ggaggggcgggaccGCCAtgaatggggtgggggaggggcgggaaagTCCGTtcgcggggtgggggaggggcggggaagTCAAcaatggggcggggggaggggcgggagtcggggggggcggggaggggggggggaggggctcaCCTGGGCGTGGAGGAACTGGGTGCTGACGTCATAATGGGGCGGGGCCAGCGTCAGCCATAGGGCGGAGCAgaagcggggccgggcggggccctgggggggggaggggtgagaaaagtgtgggggggggaggggatgggggggggtggggtggggtctctgcccctcccccacccctccgacggtcccgccccccccctccccctcccccccccccgggggtcggtacctgtggggtgggggaggggcggagGCGGGCGCGGAGGCGGATGGCGGCCGAGCGGGGGaggggcgccgtggggcagcggAAGGGGCGGAGCCGGGGGGTGAAGCagccctgggggaggggggaggggggggagggggggggccacGCCCCATAGCCGGGGTcacaccccccccatccctcccccacaCCCCATATGTGGGTCCCGCCCCGCCCCATAGCGGCCCAACCTGGGGGGCCCACCCTATAGGACCCCTCTATGGGGGTcagcctgccccatagcgccccaatatggctccccctgccccatagcgccccaatATGTGGGTCATCCCGCCCCCATatggccccccccgccccataacaCCCCACTATGGGGGtcaccctgccccatagagcccccatatggccccccctgccccatagcgccccgatatgggggtcaccctgccccatagcgccccaacatggccccccctgccccatagcgccccgaTATGGGGGTcagcctgccccatagcgccccaatatggtcccccctgccccatagtgCCCCGATATGGGGGTCAGCCCGCCCCATAGCGCCCCGATATGGGGgtcaccctgccccatagccccctcGTatggcccccccctgccccataacaCCCCACTATGGGGGtcaccctgccccatagagcccccatatggccccccctgccccatagcgccccgatatgggggtcaccctgccccatagcgccccaacatggccccccctgccccatagcgccccgaTATGGGGGTcagcctgccccatagcgccccaatatggtcccccctgccccatagtgCCCCGATATGGGGGTCAGcccgccccatagcgcccccatatggccccccctgccccatagcaccccgATATGGGGGTCACCCTGCCCCATAACGCCCCGATATGGGGgtcaccctgccccatagcgcccccatatggccccccctgccccatagcgccccgatatgggggtcaccctgccccatagcacccccatatggccccccctgccccatagcgcccagATATGGGGgtcaccctgccccatagcgcccccatatggccccccctgccccatagcgccccgaTATGGGGGTcagcctgccccatagccccccaacatggcccccccctgccccatagcgccccgaTATGGGGGTCAGcccgccccatagcgcccccatatggctccccctgccccatagcgccccgaTATGGGGTTtaccctgccccatagcgcccccatatggccccccctgccccatagtgCCCCGATAAGTGGGTCCCGCACCCCAATATGGgtctccctgccccatagcgccccgatatgggggtcaccctgccccatagcgtcCCAAGATGGGGgtctgtcctgtcccccccccagctttccccccctctgccccccaacctTGGTGATGCTCCGGTtcagctgctgccccacggcgtctcccttcacctcctcctgccccacggcgacGCAGGCGCCGCCAGGCTCCTATGGGGCAGAGCAGatgttggggggggtggtgttcagtggggcaggccgtggggcgagtggggggggggggggcggtgcgcgTCTCACCATCGTCACTTGTGGGTCGAGCACCGTCAGGTTGTGGGGcagcgtgtggggcaggaggacgAAGGCCgtcaggttggggggggggctgccatggggcagcggcaggaggttctccagctgtggggcagagacgtGGGGCAGGGatgaggggtggggtggggggggggagggcgtgTGGGGCGGCGCTATGGGGCCGGGGAAGGTGGGGCTCACCCTATAGCGGTGCTGCAGGCTCTTGGTtgtggggctgagggagctgaagTTGAGGTAGGGGGTGGAATCGTCCTGCCTGCGTGTGGGGCAGGGAAATCAGTGGGGCGCGGACGCCCGGCTCCcgtttcctccccccccccctgccccacaagtggtttgctatggggcagggatgtgTGGGGCTCACCAGGTGGCCACCAGGCTGAGGGCGAAGCGGACGGGGACGTCCCAGGAGACGCTGTTGTTCCCCATGGCGGCGTGGGGCTCGTtgtcgctgtggggcaggggagaccCGTCagcgccccatagcgccccataacccccccccaactccctccttgccccatagatcccacctGCTGGCGTCCGCCCTCAGCCCCACGGTCTCCCCCCAAGTGGCGTTTTGGAGGATGTCGAACGTCAGCTCCAGCGTCACCTGgtgtggggcagagatggggcagagatggggcagagagatggggcgggaggggaggggcgggggggataTGTGGGGCGCCTGCCCCACGGCGGCCTGCCCCACGGCTCTCACCTGCCAGCCGGCGTGGAGGACGGGGCGGCTGATGTTGCAGGCCAGgacccacggctgccccacggcggccTCGGGGGCCCAGCAGTTGACGGATACCGGGGCGGCATcctgtggggagatgtggggctgggatctATGGGGCCCAGAAGCCTGGGTTCCTACAGACCCCATGACTTGTGGGTCTGGGATCTATGGGGCCCAAATGCCTGGGTTCCTACAGACCCCATGACTTGTGGGTCCAGGATCTATGGGGCCCAGAAGCCTGGGTCCTTCCATACTCTGGAACTTGTGGGTCCGGGATCTATGGggcccagacgcctgggtccctttgGGGTCTGGGACTTGTGGGTCCGGGATCTATGGGGCCCGGATGCCAGGGTCCCTTTGGGGTCTGGGACTTGTGGGTCTGGGATCTATGGGGCCCAAATGCCTGGGTTCCTACAGACCCCATGACTTGTGGGTCCAGGATCTATGGggcccagacgcctgggtcctcCCAGACCCTGGGACTTGTGGGTCTGGGATCTATGGGGCCCGGATGCCTGGGTTCCTACAGACCCCATGACTTGTGGGTCCAGGATCTATGGggcccagacgcctgggtccttCCATACTCTGGAACTTGTGGGTCCGGGATCTATGGggcccagacgcctgggtccctttgGGGTGTGGGACTTGTGGGTCTGGGATCTATGgggcctggacacctgggtccctccatcccaccctagagtgccccccccccgccccacatctgtggggcgcCCCACATACCCGTGTGGCCCGGGCCCGTCGGAAGGAGAGCCCCGGGGGGTGCCGCACTTGTAGGGCTGCCCCATAGGCGTCCTCGCCCGCGTTCCCCACCGTCAGGCGCAGCCCCAGCTcggcccccgggacccccagaaCCGCCGCCCCCGACGGCAGCGCCTGGACCCACAAGTCGGCCTCGCACACCTCGTCTGCCCCACAGTTCTGCTGGAAGGGGATCTGTGGGGCagaacgggggaaaaaaagggcggggggaggggTTGTGGGTccagccccccaagtgtgggtccctTCCGATCCCCCAGGTGTGGGTCCCACCCCCCACGTGTGGGGCCTGCCCCCTAAGTGGGGGTCCCACCCCCCCAAGTGGGGGTCCCGCCCCCCAAGTCTACGTCCCGTCCGacccccccaagtgtgggtcctGCCCCCTAAGTGTGGGTCCCAGTCCCCCCAAATGTCAGTCTCTCCCacccccccaagtgtgggtcctgccccctaagtgtgggtcccttccaaccccccaagtgtgggtcctgccccccaagtgtgggtccctCCCGCCCTCTAAGTGTGGGTCCTGCCCCCTAAGTGTGGGTCCTGCCCCCTAAGTGGGGGTCCCACCCCCCCAAGTGGGGGTCCCGCCCCCCAAGTCTACATCCCCTCTgaccccccaagtgtgggtcctGCCCCCTAAGTGTGGGTTCCAGTCCCCCCAAATGTCAGTCTCTCCCacccccccaagtgtgggtcctgccccccaagtgtgggtcccttccaaccccccaagtgtgggtcctgccccccaagtgtgggtccctCCCACCCTCTAAGTGTGGGTCCCAGTCCCCCCAAATGTCActctctcccacccccccaagtgtgggtcctgccccccaagtgtgggtctcTCCCGCCCCCCAGGCGTGGGTCCCATCCCCCAAATATTTGtcctgccccccaagtgtgggtccctCCCGCCCTCTAAGTGTGGGTCCTGCCCCCCAGGTGGTGGGTCCCGCCCCCCAGGTGTGGGTCCCATCCCCCCTAGATGTGGGTCCCGCCCCCCCAAGTGTGGgtgcccctcccagccccacatcccagccccacggcgggtACCTCGATCCAcgtggggggggtgttggggggcaggATGGGCCCCGGGgggtcgctatggggcagggagagggtgacGGCGACGCGGATGGGGGTGACGAAATcctccaggcagggctgcaggttggggggcagaggggggggttggggggcgccCCATaagtggggacacccccccccccccatgcccgccccccaagtgtgggtccaGCCCCCCAAATATGGGTCCCGCCCCCCAGGTGTGGGTCTAACCCACAAGTATggctcctccccaccccccaagtgtgggtctgCCCCTCAAGTGTgggtcctgccccccaagtgtgggtccctcccaccccaaatatgggtcccacaccccgAAATGTGAGtcctgccccccaagtgtgggtccctccccccaagtgtgggtcccGGCCCGCAAACATgggtcctgccccccaagtgtgggtcctCTCCCACCTCAAATATGGGTCACacccccccaagtgtgggtccaGCCCCCCAAATATGGGTCtcgccccccaagtgtgggtctaACCCACAAGTACggttcctccccaccaccccccaactgTGGGTCTGCCCCCCAGGTGTGGGTCCCACCCCCTAAATATgggtcctgccccccaagtgtgggtccctcccaccccacatatgggtcccacaccccgAAATGTGAGtcctgccccccaagtgtgggtcccccccacccccaaatgtGGGTCCCGGCCCCCAAACATgggtcctgccccccaagtgtgggtcctgccccccaagtgtgggtccctcccaccccaaatatgggtcccacaccccgAAATGTGAGtcctgccccccaagtgtgggtccctACCCCAAGCGTGGGTCCCGGCCCCCAAATATGGGTCccgccccccaagtgtgggtccctCCCACCCCgaatatgggtcccacaccccgAAATGTGAGTCCTGCCCCCCAAGCGTGGGTCCctccccccaagtgtgggtcctgccccccaagtgtgggtcggTACCggcaccagcagctcctggctctggcAGCGCGGCCCCTCCCCCGCCGGCACCTCCCCCGCCCAGCGCCGGCCCCCCCCGATGCTGCCCCTCCCCCGCGCCCGCTGCGGCTCCACCTCCACCACGAAGGTCACCGGGGTCACGGGGGCGCCTGGGGGCGAGAGGCCAAAGGTCAGGGGTCAAagggcaggggggcggggggggaggagggcaagGGGTCAAAGGGTCAAAAGGTCATGGGAAAATGGGGTCAAGGGGTCaaagggggggaaatggggctggGGTCAAAAGGTCAAGGGCAAAGGGTCGAAAGGTCAAAGGGGTCACGGGGAAACGGGGTCAAGGGGTCAAAAGGTCAAAAGGTCATGGGAAAATGGGGTCAGGGGTCAAAAGGTCAATGGTGAAGGGTCAAAAGGTCAAAGGGGTCACGGGAAAATGGGTCAAGGGGTCAAAAGGTCAAGGGGAAAATGGGGTCGGGGTCAAAAGGTCAAGGGCAAAGGGTCAAAAGGTCAAAggggacgaggggaaacggggtCAGGGGGTCAAAAGGTCACGGGAAAATCGGGCCAGGGGGTCAAAAGGTCAAAAGGTCAAGGGGAAAACGGGGTCAGGGGTCAAAAGGTCAAGGGTAAAGGGTCAAAAGGTCAGAGGGGTCGAGGGGAAACGGGGTCAGGGGGTCAAAAGGTCAAAAGGTCACGGGAAAATGGGGTCGGGGTCAAAAGGTCAAGGGCAAAGGGTCAAAAGGTAAAAGGGGTCACGGGGAAACGGGGTCAAGGGGTCAAAAGGTCAAAAGGTCATGGGAAAATGGGGTCAGGGGTCAAAAGGTTAAGGGTGAAGGGTTGAAAGGTCAAAGGGGTCGAGGGGAAACGGGGTCAAGGGGTCAAAAGGTCAAAAGGTCACGGGAAAATGGGGTCGGGGTCAAAAGGTCAAGGGCAAAGGGTCAAAAGGTCAAAAGGGTCAAGGGAAAATGGGGTCAAAAGGTCAAAGGGGGGAATGGGGTCAGGGGTCAAAGGGTCAAAAGGTCAAGGGGAAAATGGGGTCGGGTCAAAAGGTCAAGGGCAAAGGGTCAAAAGGTCAAAAGGGTCAAGGGGATACGGGGTCAAAAGGTCAAAAGGTCATGGGAAAACGGGGTCAAAGGGTcaaaggggggaggggaaacGGGGTCAGGGGGTCAAAGGGTCAAGGGGAAAGCGGGGTCGGGGTCAAAAGGTCAAGGGCAAGGGGTCAAAAGGTCAAAGGGGTCAAGGGGGAAAAGGGGTCAAAGGGTCACAAGGTcaaaggggggaggggaaatggggCTGGGGTCAAAGGTCAAGGTCAAGGGGTCAAAGGGtgaagggggggagggaaagcGGGGCCAAGGGGTCACAGGGTGGAGGTCAAAGggccgcggggcccggggcggggcggggcggggcgggggcggggccggccccACCCTGGGCGTGgcgcaggcagaggcgcaggcgcAGGGGGGAGGGGCCCAGGGCCGAGCAgtcgccgccgcggggggggacgcggggggggtcGACGGTCAGGAGGGGGGTGACGCGCAGCACGGGGcgggacctggggacacgggggggggggtgacgtcacggggggggaggggcagcGGCCCcacgtccccaacgtcccccccgggaccccccccgtgtccccgtgaccccccccatgtcccccatgtccccatgtccccatgtccccatgtcccccatgtccccatgtccccccatgtccccatgtccccccatgtcccccatgtccccatgtcccccatgtccccccatgtcccccatgtccccatgtccccatgtccccccatgtccccatgtcccccatgtcccccatgtcccccatgtccccatgtcccccatgtcccccatgtccccatgtcccccatgtccccccatgtcccccatgtcccccatgtcccccccatgtccccatgtcccccatgtccccatgtcccccatgtcccccatgtccccccatgtccccccatgtcccccatgtcccccatgtccccatgtcccccatgtccccatgtccccccatgtccccccatgtccccatgtccccccatgtcccccatgtccccatgtccccccatgtccccccatgtccccccatgtccccccatgtcccccatgtccccatgtccccatgtcccccatgtccccccatgtccccccatgtccccatgtccccatgtccccatgtcccccatgtccccccatgtccccccatgtccccatgtcccccatgtccccatgtccccatgtcccccatgtccccccatgtccccatgtccccatgtcccccatgtccccccatgtccccccatgtcccccatgtccccatgtccccatgtccccatgtcccccatgtccccccatgtccccatgtccccatgtccccatgtccccccatgtcccccatgtccccccatgtccccatgtcccccatgtccccccatgtccccccatgtccccatgtcccccatgtccccatgtcccccatgtcccccatgtccccccatgtccccatgtcccccatgtcccccatgtccccccatgtccccatgtcccccatgtcccccatgtcccccatgtcccccatgtccccccatgtccccatgtcccccatgtccccatgtccccccatgtcccccatgtccccccatgtccccatgtccccatgtcccccatgtccccatgtcccccatgtcccccatgtccccatgtccccccatgtcccccatgtcccccatgtcccatgtccccacccccacccccacgtccccgtccctcccccccccccgctgtccccgtgtccccacctcaGCACCACGACGtgcccctctgtccccacggCCATGTCCGCCAGCCCATCCCCCGTCAGGTCCATGGCGCCGTCCAGGGCCTGTCCGAAGAAccgcagccccggggccaccccccgcccctccaGGCGCTGGCAGGGGACACCGAGTGACGTCCCACGAtgtcccctcggtgtccccaagcccgtgtccccaacgtcccaccaccagctccaccagcccctccCCCATCAGGTCCAACGCCTGAAGAAccgcagccccggggccaccaccagcccctccagGCCCCGTGAGGGGACACCAACCGATGTCCCATGATGTCCCCTtggtgtcccctccatgtccccaaccccgtgtccccaacgtcccaccaccagctccaccagcccctcccccaccagGTCCAACGCCCCAAAAACCACAGCCCCGGGGCCACCACCGGCCCCTCCAGGCCCCAGGAGGGGACACCAACCGATGTCCCATGATGTCCCCTcgatgtccccaaccccgtgtccccaacgtcccaccagccccacccCCGTCAGGTCCATGACACCACCCAACGCGTGAAGAAccgcagccccggggccaccACCGGCCCCTCCAGGCCCCAGGAGGGGACACCAACCGATGTCCCATGATGTCCCCTCgatgtcccctccatgtccccaaccccgtgtccccaacgtccccaccTGGCTGAAGtggggctccagccccccaggTCGCCCGAAGAAGACGTAGACGGCCCCACGGTCGTCGTCCTCCAAGGGGGCGCCCACGGCCACCTCGGCCAAGCCGTCACCGTCGAGGTCACCCAACGTCCCCAGAGACGCCCCGAAGCGGCCCAAGGGGTGacctgggaccccccagagctCCCCGGTCCCCTCCAGGGCGTCCTGCGGTGACAAGGAcacggcgggggggagggggtgtcacctTCAGCCGTGGGATGGCGTCACCTTGGTCATCGCTCACCCTGGGCTGGTGTCACCCCCTCGTCACCCCCGTCCCCTGCTCCTTGGCTTGGGGCCACCACGGTCACCCCACGTCCCCAAGGTGGTGTCACCTTGGTCACCCCCATCTCCAGGGGTTGGGGCCACCACGGTCACCCCACGTCCCCAAGCTGATGTCACCTTGGTCACCTCCATCTCCAGGGGCTGGGGTCACCTTGGTCACACCCATCTCCAGGGGTTGGGGTCACCTTGGTCACCTCCATCTCATGGTCCTTGGCTTGGGCTCACCACGGTCACCCCACGTCCCCAAGCTGGTGTCACCTTTGTCACCCCCATCTCCTTGGCTTGGGCTCACCACGGTCACCCCACGTCCCCAAGCTGGTGTCACCTTGGTCACCCCCATCTCCTTGGGCTGGTGTCACCCTGGTCACCCCACGTCCCCACGCTGGTGTCACCTTGGTCACCTCCATCCCATGTCCTTGGCTGGGGGTCACCACGGTCACCCCACGTCCCCAAGCTGGTGTCACCTTGGTCACCCCCATCTCCTTGGGCTGGTGTCACCCTGgtcaccccatgtccccaagcTGGTGTCACCCTGGTCACCTCCATGCCACGTCCTTGGCTTGGGGGTCACCTTGGCCACTCCATGTCACCCTGGTCACCCTGGTCCTGGTCACCCTGGGCTGGTGTCACCTCAGTCACCCCCATCTCCAGGGGTTGGTGTCACCTTGGTCACCTCCATCCCATGATCCTTGGCTTGGGGTCACCACGGTCACCCCACGTCCCCAAGCTGGTGTCACCTTGGTCACCCCCATCTCCTTGGGCTGGTGTCACCCTGGTCAACCCACGTCCCCACGCTGGTGTCACCTTGGTCACCTCCATCCCACGTCCTTGGCTGGGGGTCACCTTGGCCACTCCATGTCACCCTGGTCACCCTGTGTCCTGGTCACCCTGGGCTGGTGTCACCTTGGTCACCTCCATCTCATGGTCCTTGGCTTGGGGTCACCACGGTCACCCCGTGTCCTTGGGCTGGTGTCACCCCCATCCCATGCTCCTCGCCTTGGGGTCACcacccgtccccccgtcccccccccaagctgGTGTcacccccttcccccgccccatAGCCACCTCCCCGCCCCttttggtgtccccaaggtggggtgggggggtggggctggggtcccccttACCTTCTGCCAGCGGTAGAGGAgcacccgccccccccggcgcccgTCGTAGTAGTGGGGGGCACCCACCAGCAAGGCCACCGTCACCCCGCCCTGGTCCAGGGCGCAGAGGGTGGCCCCGAAATACGAGCCCACCTGCGGGTGACAGCGGCGTCACCGAGGGGGTGTCACCCaagggtgtccccccacccccaccccccacccccccgccgttACCTGCTCGCCGGGGAGGGTCTGCAGCACCCGCCAGCTCCCGGCGTCCCGGGGGACCTCGAAGAGGACGACGGCCCCCAGGTGACGGTGACGGGGGGCACCCGCCGCCACCAGCGCCCGGCCGGGGACGCGCAGCCCGGCCACCGCGTagcctgggggggacacgggccaCCAGGGTCAAGTTGGTCACCCCGCGGCCCCAAGGTGAGGTCACCAAGGTCAACTTGGTCACCAGGATGGGGTCACCTCGGTCACCCCACGTCCCTGAGAGGAGGTCACCAGGGTCAAccatgtccccagggtgaggTCACCATGGTCACCGTGGTGGGGTCACCTCGGTCACCCCGTGACCCTGAGAGGAGGTCACCTGTCACCTTGGTCAACCTGGTCCCCAAGGTGAGGTCACCCTGGTCACCGTGGTGGGGTCACCTTGGCCACCCATGACCCTGGGTTGGGGTCACCTTGGTCACCCTGGTCACCATGGTGGGGTCACCTCGGTCACCCCACGTCCCTGAGAGGAGGTCACCAGGGTCAACCTGGTCCCTGGGTTGGGGTCACCAGGGTCAACCACGTCCCCAAGGTGAGGTCACCATGGTCAACTTGGTCACCAGGATGGGGTCACCTCGGTCACCCCACGTCCCTGAGATGAGGTCACCAGGGTCAAccatgtccccagggtgaggTCACCATGGTCACCATGGTGGGGTCACCTCGGTCACCCCGTGACCCTGAGAGGAGGTCACCTGTCACCTTGGTCAACCTGGTCCCCAAGGTGAGGTCACCAAGGTCACCCTGGTCACCGTGGTGGGGTCACCTTGGTCACCCGTGGCCCTGGGTTGGGGTCACCTTGGTCACCCTGGTCACCAGGATGGGGTCACCTCGGTCACCCCATGTCCCTGAGAGGAGGTCACCAGGGTCAACCTGGTCCCTGGGTTGGGGTCACCAGGGTCAACCACGTCCCCAAGGTGAGGTCACCATGGTCAACTTGGTCACCAGGATGGGGTCACCTCGGTCACCCCACGTCCCTGAGATGAGGTCACCAGGGTCAACCATGTCCCCGGGTTGAGGTCACCCTGGTCACCATGGTGGGGTCACCTCGGTCACCCCACGTCCCTGAGATGAGGTCACCTGTCACCTTGGTCAACCTGGTCCCCAAGGTGAGGTCACCCTGGTCACCGTGGTGGGGTCACCTTGGCCACCCATGACCCTGGGTTGGGGTCACCTTGGTCACCCTGGTCCCCAGGTTGAGGTCACCAGGGTCACCCCGGTCACCGTGGTGGGGTCACCTCGGTCACCCCACGTCCCTGAGATGAGGTCACCAGGGTCAACCTGGTCCCTGGGTTGGGGGCCCGCCCCTCCTCCAACCTGGGGCCCACCACGACCCACCTTCTCCCCCGccatcacccccccgcccccgggtggcccctcccccccccgggtggcccctccccccccccgggtggcCCCTCCCTACCCAGGTAGGTGTCGGTGACGTTCTCCTCCAGGGAGGGACTGGCCACGAAGGTCTCGTCTCCcg is part of the Chroicocephalus ridibundus unplaced genomic scaffold, bChrRid1.1 SCAFFOLD_762, whole genome shotgun sequence genome and harbors:
- the LOC134509618 gene encoding integrin alpha-L-like codes for the protein GSGGSLGVIGPTGSVGLPHGDAAVGQFGAVQFSDGFRCHFSLGDFAARPRPRELLRDVRQRGGLTDTFAAIRYVVREIFTPERGARAGAKRVLILITDGDATDTDNGSVREAEERDITRYIIGVGNNFGTPDTRLYLSQFASSPSSEFVKVLDSFEKLRHLFRELQAKIYAIEGTSDLNRFHLELCSSGMSLEVAHGRRVTGAVGADNWAGGLVELEEEPGDETFVASPSLEENVTDTYLGYAVAGLRVPGRALVAAGAPRHRHLGAVVLFEVPRDAGSWRVLQTLPGEQVGSYFGATLCALDQGGVTVALLVGAPHYYDGRRGGRVLLYRWQKDALEGTGELWGVPGHPLGRFGASLGTLGDLDGDGLAEVAVGAPLEDDDRGAVYVFFGRPGGLEPHFSQRLEGRGVAPGLRFFGQALDGAMDLTGDGLADMAVGTEGHVVVLRSRPVLRVTPLLTVDPPRVPPRGGDCSALGPSPLRLRLCLRHAQGAPVTPVTFVVEVEPQRARGRGSIGGGRRWAGEVPAGEGPRCQSQELLVPPCLEDFVTPIRVAVTLSLPHSDPPGPILPPNTPPTWIEIPFQQNCGADEVCEADLWVQALPSGAAVLGVPGAELGLRLTVGNAGEDAYGAALQVRHPPGLSFRRARATRDAAPVSVNCWAPEAAVGQPWVLACNISRPVLHAGWQVTLELTFDILQNATWGETVGLRADASSDNEPHAAMGNNSVSWDVPVRFALSLVATWQDDSTPYLNFSSLSPTTKSLQHRYRLENLLPLPHGSPPPNLTAFVLLPHTLPHNLTVLDPQVTMEPGGACVAVGQEEVKGDAVGQQLNRSITKGCFTPRLRPFRCPTAPLPRSAAIRLRARLRPSPTPQGPARPRFCSALWLTLAPPHYDVSTQFLHAQGFTEVELLRELDPRPIYVGGGVGGLLLLLLMAFGLAK